The candidate division WOR-3 bacterium DNA segment GGTGCAACTATACTCAATGGAATAAAAATTGGTGATGGGGCTGTTATAGGAGCCGGAGCGGTTGTAACCCGAGATGTTCAGCCGGGTTGTACGGTAGCCGGTGTACCTGCGCGGATTATTGAAAAAAATAAAAAGTGAGAACCATTATTCAGGAATTCAGGCCGGCTATATTTTTTATACTGAAGTTTATAGCCTTTTATATTTCAGCAAATTTGCTGTACGGTTTGTTCGTAACCTACTGGTATCCCCATCCTGACCCGATTACAGAATCGGTCACCAGACAGAGTTCATTAATATTGAATTTATTCTATGATCAGATAAGCATTCAAAATCATCCCGTCAGGCCTACCACTGGTATACTGTTGAACGGACAACCGGTGGTTTCGGTGTTTGAAGGATGCAATGGCTTAAATGTAGTCATTGTATTTCTGGCTTTTATACTTGCCTTCGGTCCGTTAAACAAAAAATTAATATGGTTCATCCCCTTGGGCATCGCAATCATTCATGTGGCTAACCTCACGCGAATCATTCTTCTGTTTGCAGTATCCATTCATCTGCCAGACTATTTATATTTTACTCATAAATATCTTTTTACTGCATTCATATTTCTTTTTGTGTTTCTCTTGTGGGTTTGGTGGATTTTTAAATTAACAAGAAACAGTTGATCAGCGATAAATCAGGTAGGTATTTTACCGTTCTGGTAGCTCTTTTCGGGCTGCTTGCGGTTTATCTTTTGCAACAAGTAAACATAGCTGGTTATGTGGGGTCTACTTCTGAGTTTGGTGCTTTTGTTCTTAACCGGACCGTTCGGTTTATTATTAATGATCTTTTAGTGATTCTAATGATATATGCTATTTTTCAACAAAAAAAATATGTTTGGTTTGCTTTCGCTGTCCAGCTTTTTGGTCTTTTTGCAATACTGATACCTTATTTTGTAATTAAATACCACTATCCTCATTACAATGGTCCGCTCCTTTCCTTCCTTCATAGGCTGGTTGTTAATCCGTTGCTCATGCTCCTGCTTATCCCTGCGCTTTATTTGAAGCATTATTCTGGAATTAAAATAAACTAAAGACCCGTATTTTCGCCCGATGAATAAGTCGCGCATATGGCTTTCGCCCCCCCATATGGGTGGTGAGGAAGAACGTTTTGTAAAAGAGGCTTTTGAAACAAATTGGATATCACCGGCAGGTCCTCACATTACTGCTTTTGAGGAGGAGCTAAGCGCTTATCTTGGAGTAAGTGCCTGCGCTGCCTTGTCATCGGGGACTGCTGCAATCCATTTGGCTTTGCTTATTCTGGATGTAAAACCGGGGGATGAGGTAATTTGCTCAACTTTCACATTTGCTGGAAGTTGTAATCCAATAGTTTATGTGGGCGCTACACCGATATTCATAGATTCCGAGCCTCAGACCTGGAATATGGACCCGGATTTACTGAAGGCTGCTATTGAAGACAGGGTTGCCAAAGGAAAAAAGCCAAAGGCAATCATCGTTGTGCACTTATATGGTATGCCAGCGCAAATGGACCGCATCATGAACATTGCGCGTGAATTCCAGATAGCTGTTATTGAGGATGCTGCTGAGGCCTTAGGTTCGTCTTACCTTGGGAAAAAAGCCGGGGCATGGGGTGATATTGGCATCTTCTCTTTCAATGGTAACAAAATAATAACTACATCCGGGGGAGGTGCTTTGGTTTCGGATAACCCTGAATATGTGGAGCGGGCAAAGTTTCTGGCAACCCAAGCCAGGGAGAAGGCGCTGCATTACGAACATCGTGAAATAGGGTATAACTATCGGCTAAGCAATGTATGTGCGGCCATAGGCAGGGGGCAATTACGGGTGCTGGACGCACGTGTTCAAAAGCGCAGACAAATTTTTGAATGGTACCGGGAGCTGCTTGGAAAGCACTTCATTTTCCCCGCAGAGCCTGAAGGGGCCTTTTCTAACCGATGGCTTACTACTCCAGTTATAAAATTTTCAGCTAAAACCGAGATTTTACAAAAAATCCATGAAAAATTAGAATCCGAAAACATTGAAAGCCGGCCGCTATGGAAGCCCATGCACCTCCAGCCGGTATATAAGCATGCTACTGTGTATCAAAATGGGATATCTGAGTATTTGTTTAACTCCGGCATTTGTCTTCCATCAGGTTCATTACTTGAAAAGGAGGATGTGGAGAGGATTAGCAAATGTTTGTTTGAAGTTAAATAATTTACTGAAAATCAATGTGTTAAGAGTATCCTGTATGTTCTTTAAAAGCCTTTTTATTTTATTGAAAGGTTAAAATTTTCTTGGTTACTAAACTATGCTTTCAGTCATAAATCAACATTCAAAGTTTAAGTTATTATATTTGTCTAAATTACTGGTTGGCATTGATCTTGTATATGAGATATTTCTTTACCTCCTTACTGGTTGTCCTTTCTCCGGTACTTTTTGCACAAATACAATCTGTGCAGAGTGGAGATTGGGATGATCCTGCCACTTGGGATTGTTCTTGTGTTCCAGATGCAAGTTCCTTTCAGCCTATTATTGTACTGCATAATGTCACGATTTCTGCTGATATTACCCTTAATCAAGTACAGATAACCTCAACCGGCTCTGTAACTATTAATTCAGGGGTGACTGTTACCTTGGATGAAGATTTTGCTAATAATCCATTAGTGATCGATAATGGAGGCAGTTTGACTGTCAATGGAACGCTCGATGGAACATTCCTTATAATATCACCTATTTTAGTTGATGGGACTATAACAAGTACAGGAGTTATAGATATTCCAGACCCATCGGTCATGTTTTTCAATGCTGGCTCTAATTATGTGCATTCGCACGCCAGTGGAGGTACAATACCTACAGCTACCTGGGATGTAACATCC contains these protein-coding regions:
- a CDS encoding exosortase F system-associated protein; amino-acid sequence: MISDKSGRYFTVLVALFGLLAVYLLQQVNIAGYVGSTSEFGAFVLNRTVRFIINDLLVILMIYAIFQQKKYVWFAFAVQLFGLFAILIPYFVIKYHYPHYNGPLLSFLHRLVVNPLLMLLLIPALYLKHYSGIKIN
- a CDS encoding aminotransferase class I/II-fold pyridoxal phosphate-dependent enzyme; its protein translation is MGGEEERFVKEAFETNWISPAGPHITAFEEELSAYLGVSACAALSSGTAAIHLALLILDVKPGDEVICSTFTFAGSCNPIVYVGATPIFIDSEPQTWNMDPDLLKAAIEDRVAKGKKPKAIIVVHLYGMPAQMDRIMNIAREFQIAVIEDAAEALGSSYLGKKAGAWGDIGIFSFNGNKIITTSGGGALVSDNPEYVERAKFLATQAREKALHYEHREIGYNYRLSNVCAAIGRGQLRVLDARVQKRRQIFEWYRELLGKHFIFPAEPEGAFSNRWLTTPVIKFSAKTEILQKIHEKLESENIESRPLWKPMHLQPVYKHATVYQNGISEYLFNSGICLPSGSLLEKEDVERISKCLFEVK